Proteins encoded within one genomic window of Hevea brasiliensis isolate MT/VB/25A 57/8 chromosome 8, ASM3005281v1, whole genome shotgun sequence:
- the LOC110647905 gene encoding ras-related protein RABF1 — protein MGCASSLPGGSSGRLSGLNNSESNGVPDAKNLRVKLVLLGDSGVGKSCIVLRFVRGQFDPTSKVTIGASFLSQTIALQDSTTVKFEIWDTAGQERYAALAPLYYRGAAVAVIVYDITSPESFNKAQYWVKELQKHGSPDIVLALVGNKADLHENREVPVQDGMDYAEKNGMFFIETSAKTADNINQLFEEIAKRLPRPSPS, from the exons GTGGGAGTTCTGGGAGGTTGAGTGGACTTAACAATTCTGAGAGCAATGGAGTGCCTGATGCCAAAAACCTACGAGTCAAG CTGGTATTATTAGGTGATTCTGGTGTGGGTAAAAGCTGTATTGTTCTTCGTTTTGTACGTGGGCAATTTGATCCAACATCCAAG GTAACTATTGGAGCTTCATTTTTGTCACAGACAATCGCTTTGCAAGATTCTACAACAGTTAAATTTGAAATATGGGACACTGCAGGACAAGAAAG ATATGCTGCATTGGCGCCACTATACTACAGAGGTGCTGCAGTTGCAGTTATTGTGTACGATATAACAAGCCCAGAGTCATTCAACAAAGCGCAGTATTGGGTTAAG GAACTACAGAAACACGGAAGCCCTGACATAGTCCTTGCTTTAGTTGGGAACAAGGCTGATCTTCATGAGAATCGAGAAGTACCTGTTCAA GATGGTATGGACTATGCTGAGAAGAATGGAATGTTCTTTATTGAGACTTCTGCCAAGACTGCAGACAACATAAATCAACTGTTTGAG GAAATTGCTAAGCGACTTCCTCGTCCTTCACCATCATGA